From the genome of Streptomyces spinoverrucosus:
CGGTGAACCGGTTGCCCGGGGTGCCCTGCGTCCCGCCCGCCCTGGCGTCCGGGTGGACCACCCCTGCCGCGTACAGCTTGCGGGTCCACTCCAGGGCTTCGAGGTACTCCTGCGTCTCGATCCGGTTGATCAGCTTGCCGTCGGCCTGGTTCCACCACAGTGCCTTGTCGCCGCCGGACAGCACGCCGAAGGTGAGAAACGCCGTCCACTTCATGTCGTCGCAGGCCCACACCCTGGCCCGGGCGTTCGTGGCCTCCTTGGCCCAGGCCAGGAAGTCCGCCGCCGACGTGGGCGGTTCGTAGCCCTCCTTGTCGAAGACGTCCTTGCGGTACATGGGAGCGATGTCGCTGACGGACGCCGCCGGCATCGGGATCGCGCGCAGTTGGCCGCCGAAGATGGAGCGCTGCCAGGCGTCGGTGGGGACGGCGGCGAGGTTCGGGTAGTCCTTGACCTTGTCGCCGGAGAGGTACTCCCCGAGGTCGGCGAACTTGGCGTTGATGGCGCTGGGTATCTTGCCGTTGAGGTTCCAGCCGGGGACCACGACGACGTCCGGGATGTCGCTGGAGGCGAGGACGGCGCCGAGCTTCTCGTCGTAGGTGACGCCGTCCTGGTTCTGCCAGCTCGTCTCGACTCCGATGGCCTTGTTCATGGCCCGGTAGTACGGGTTGTCGTTGGACGGCGGGGTCCCCCAGAACGGGGCCATGATCCTGAGCCTGCTGCCCTTGCCGAGCTTCTCGGGCACGGCGGTCTTCAGGCTGTTCAGGTCGATCGGCTTGATGAAACCGGTTGCCGAGCCGTTCTTCGCCGGGATGTCCGGAGCCACGACGCTCGACGCCACGTAGGCCGGCAGGATCTTCTGCGCGTCCTTGCCGGAGGTCGTGCCGTCCTTGCGGCCCTCCGTGCCCCCGCCGCAGGCAGCGAGCAACGGCATCCCCCGCCCACCGCGACGGCGGCGACCGCCGTGGAGGCGAGGAAACTTCTCCGGCTCGGGGCGGCGGAGGCGGAAGCGGCGTTCGGCGTCATTGCGTCAACCCTTCGTGGCGCACCAGGACACCCGGCGGTGGAGCCGTCGGCTGCGGTGTCTCGAGTGGAACTGGCTGAGCTGAAGCGATCCTCCGCCCCTCTGCCGAGGGGTCCTGGAGTCGAAGCGCTTCGATGTTGCTGCGAGGTTAAGTGAACACCCGGGGGTGCACAAGGGTCGCTTCCAAGATTCCTCCGAGGTGTGAGAGGCGACGATTCTTTATGCACTGCCTGAAGTGACGGTGCCGGTCTCTTGACACCCGACCGTCCGTCGACTGAGCATCGAAGCGCTTCGAAAGCGCCTCGCCGCTCCATCGCAAGGGGAACCCCACGTGACCGCACAAACGCCGCCCAGGCCGCCTTTCCGCGATCCGCGTCTGCCGTTCGCGAAGCGCATCGACGACCTGCTGTCGCGGCTCACCCTGGACGAGAAGGTCGCCTTCCTGCACCAGTTCGTGCCCGCGGTCGAGCGGCTCGGCGTCCAGGCCTTCCGCACCGGCCAGGAGGCGCTGCACGGTGTGGCGTGGATGGGCCCGGCGACGGTCTTCCCGCAGGCGGTCGGACTCGGCGCGACCTGGAATCCCGATCTCGTACGACGGGTCGGCGAGGCCGTGTCCCGCGAGGCGCGCGCGATGCGCACCCGCGACGAACGGGTCGGCCTCAACGTCTGGTCGCCGACGGTGAACCTGCTGCGTCACCCGCTGTGGGGCCGTAACGAGGAGGGCTACTCCGAGGACCCCGGGCTGACCTCGGCCATCGCCACCGCCTACACCCGGGGCCTGCGCGGCGACCACCCGACGTACTGGCGCACGGCCCCCGTCCTGAAGCACTGGCTCGCGCACAACAACGAGACCGACCGCTCCACCTCGTCGAGCTCGGTCCGCCCGCGCGTGCTGCACGAGTACGACCTGCGCGCCTTCCGCGCGACCGTCGAGGCGGGCGCGGTGGCCGGGGTGATGCCGGCGTACAACCTGGTCAACGGCCGCCCGAACCACCTCTCGCCGTATCTGCGCGAGCAGTTGCGCACCTGGACCGACGAGGACCTGCTGGTCTGCTCGGACGCGGGGGCGCCCTCCAACCTGGTCGACTCCGAGCACTACTTCGACACGCACGAGGAGGCGACGGCGGCCGCGCTGCTCGCCGGGGTCGACAGCTTCACGGACCACGGCACCGACAGCTCGCAGATCACCGGGCGGATCAAGCGGGCCTACGAGCAGAGTCTGCTGACCGAGGCCGACATCGACGCGGCCGTCCGCCGCCAGCTGTCGGTCCGCTTCCGCCTCGGCGAGTTCGACGAGGCGGGGTACTTCGACGAGGCGGGGTACGAGGAGAACGGCGCCTTCGACACACCGGAGCACCGCGCGCTCGCGCGGGAGTCCGCCGAGCAGGCGATCGTCCTGCTCCGGAACGACGGTCTGCTGCCGCTCGCCCCGAACACCCGCGTCGCGGTCGTCGGTCTGCTCGCCGACGAGTGCAAGCTCGACTGGTACAGCGGCACGCTCCTGCACCGGTCCACACCTCTGGAGGGCCTGTACGACCGGTTCGGAGCCGACCGGGTGGAGTTCGCCGAGGGCGTGGACCGGATCCGGCTGAGGACATCCGCCGGTACGTTTCTCCATGTGCCGGTGGCGGACGCCGCCGACGAGATGCGCGGCGCCGAGGGCGCCCTCGACCCGGCCCTCCTCGCGGGCCGCACGGACCTGCCGCCGCTGACCGCCGACGCCACCGGCACCGAACTCGCCCTGATCGACTGGGGCGAGGGCGTCCTGACCCTGCGCGCTCCCGACGGCCGCTACCTGTCCGTCGCCGAGGACGGTTACGTACGCGCGTCGGCCGACCGGCCCGGCGGCTGGGTGGTCCAGGAGACCTTCCACCTCGAACCCCATGAGAACGGTCACCTCCTGCGGCATCTGGGCACGGGTCGCCATGTCTGTGTCGCCGCCGACGGGGTGAAGGTTGCCGAGGAGAACCCGGAGATCTTCGAGGTCGTCCACGTCGAACGCGGCGAGGACGCGGTGGCGCGGGCCGCGGCCGGGGCGGACGTCGTGGTGGTCGTCGCGGGCAACGACCCGCACATCAACGGCCGCGAGACCGAGGACCGTACGACCCTGCGCCTGCCCGAGCACCAGGAACGCCTGCTGCGCGCCGCCGGGGCCGCCAACCCGCGCACGGTACTGGCCCTGGTCTCCGCCTACCCGTACGCGATCGACGCGGCCCCGCTGCCCGCCGTCCTGTGGACCGCGCACGGCGGCCAGGCGGCCGGCACCGCGCTGGCCGGCGTCCTGGCCGGCGACGTCTCCCCCGCCGGCCGCCTCCCCCAGACCTGGTACGCCGACGACGCCGACCTGCCCGACCTGCTCGACTACGACGTGATCGGCGGCCGGCAGACATACCTCTACTTCGAGGGAGCACCGCTGTTCCCCTTCGGGCACGGCCTGTCGTACACGTCCTTCTCCTACGCCGATGTCGCGGCCCGCGTGGAGGGAGAGGCGGTGCGGCTGTCGTTCACGGTCACCAACACCGGCGACATGACGGCCGACGAGGTGGCCCAGGTGTACGGCCACGCCGCCGAGCCGTCGGTGACCCGCCCACGCCGCGAACTGCTCGGCCACCGGCGGGTCACATTGGCCCCCGGCGCGACGGAGGAGCTCGTCTTCGAGCTCCCGCCGGCTTCCTTCTCGTTCTGGGACGTCGCCCACGGCGGATGGCGCCTGGACCCGGGCCCGTACGACCTCCTGATCGGCGCCTCCAGCGAGGACATCCGCCTTCGGACGACCGTGACACTGGACGGCGAGCCCGCGACGCCGCGTGCCGTGGTCCGGCGCGGCCTGGAGGCGGCGGACTACGACGAGCAGAGCGGCACGGAGATCGTCGACCGCACGAAGACCTCGGGCGACGCGGTGACGCCGGTGGGAGGCGGTACCGGGGAACTGGTCTACCGGGCCTGCGACTTCGGCGCCGGCGTCACGGAGGTGACCGTGCGGGTCGCGGGCGAGGGCACGGTGGAACTCTCCCTCGACGGCGACCCGACGCCGGCGACCGTCACGTCGGGTACGCCGACCCCGGGACCGTACGACTACACCACGGTGTCCGCCGGCATCACCGCCGCCGGCGTGCACGACGTCCACCTCCGCCTGCGCGGCCCGTTGCGGCTGGCGCACGTCGGCTTCTCCGGTTGAGGGTCCGGACCAGGCCGACGCGAGGAAGGGGCCCGGCACCGGAAGGCATCGGTGCCGGGCCCCTTCGGGACGACGAGCTCGCGTCACCGCCGAGGTTACCTGAAAATGGTTCCCATTAGCCAGTGGCTGTGCCCTCCCGCGGCGGGGCTCGTACGGCGCAGGGGCGCGTGCCGGTGCGAGCGGAGGTGGAGGCGCGCGCGTCGACTCGGCGGGAGAGCCCTCTGACCTGCGGTCACTACGTTTAGTCGGTGTGCCGTCCCTCGAAGGGATGGTGCACGACGGTCGCGGTGGCTGGCGTCGGCTCGCGCGTGTCTCACTGAGGTCGGGGCGGACGTGCCGCCCGCCGTGTATCGGAGGTGATCGCGATGAGCGAGACGCTGCACATCGAACCGGCCGAAGTCTACGAGACCCCGCTGCTGGCCGAGGCCGGCGACTACGCCGAGCTGACCCAGGGCATCGTCGGGGACTATCCCGACTTCTTCGGTGGCGGGTTCGTGCTGCTCGGCTGAGTGGCTCGCGGTGTGGGTGGTGCCCGTCCGGGGCGCCACCCACACCAGTCGGTGACTTCCCTTCGACCGGTGTCCGTCCCCGTTCCCGGAGGCTCCATGCCCGCCTGCTGGTTCGTCGTTCTTCCCGACCGTGAGCCGGGCCCCGGCCTCCTGGGGCGGTTACGGCAGCGTGCCGCCCACGTCGTCACCCACGCCTCCGGGCGGCCCTGGCTGGTCGGCACCTGGCCGTCCCCGGGCGAGGTGCTGGTCGCCCGCGTCGGTGAGGTGCGGCTGGCGGTTGCCGGGACGTGCTCGCTGACGGCCGGGGACCTGGCCGTGCGGGTGCGGCGGGTGCGGGAACCGGCGGATGTCGAGGGCGCGTTGGAGGGTGCGCACGGCAGCTTTCACGTGCTGGCCTCCGTCGGCGGCCGTACGTATGCGCGAGGCAGTCTGTCCCAGGAGCGGCGGGTGTACTGGGTCGAGGTCGAGGGCGGCACCGTGTGCGCGGACCGGGCCCGGACGCTGGCCTGGCTCACGGGCGCCGAGTTGGACGCCGCGCGGCTGGCGACACGCCTGGCGGGTTTCACCGTGCCGTATCCGCTCGCGGGCGAGGCACTGTGGCGCGGGATTCGCGGCGTGACGCCCGGTCAGGCGCTGTTGCTGGAGCCGGGCGGGCAGTGCCGTACGACTTCCTGGTGGCAGGCGCCCCCGGCCGAACTGCCGCTCACCGAGGCCGCGTCCGGACTGCGGCGGGCACTGCGCGAAGCCGTGGCACTGCGAGTGCGTCCCGGCGAGGTGCTGGGCGCCGACCTGTCCGGCGGTATGGACTCCACCTCGCTGTGCTTCCTGGCCGCCGAGGCGGGCGCGCGCCTGGTCACGGCCACCGTGCACCAGAGCACGCCGGGCGCCGAGGACCACGTGTACGCGCGGCACGCGGCGGAGCACCTGCCGATCGCCGAGCGCCTGGAGTTCCCGTACTCCGAGCTGCCCGCGCACTTCACCGGGCTCGGCGAACGCCGCGACCCGGGCGACGAGCCGTCGGGCCTGCTGCGTGACCGGGCGCAGCAGCGACAACTCGCCGGGGCGCTGCGGGCCTGTGGAGCGGAGCTCCGTCTGACGGGGCACGGCGGTGACGCCGTGGTGCAGGCGCCGGACGCCTACGTGCACCGGCTGCTGCACCGCTCCGTGCTGACAGGAACGCGGCACCTGGCCGGGCTGCGGGCGCGCGGACGCTGGCCGCTGGGAGCGACCGTACGGATGGTGCTCGACCAGCGGTCGTACGGCGCCTGGCTGGCCGGCACCGCCGGACGGCTGCGCGACCGCCCGGCCCTCGGTGCCGCCTGCGTCCAGGAGCCGTGGGGGCTACGGCCGTTGCTCCCGCCGTGGGCGAGCGACGCGGCCGCCGACCTGTTCGGTGAGCTGCTGCGCGCGGCGGCCAGGGACGCCGTACCGCTGTTCGCCGACCGCGCTCGGCACGCCTGGCTGCACCAGGCGCAGGAGGCCGGCCGTATCGCCACCCACCTCGCCGACGAGTCCGCGGCCGCCGGGCTGCCCGCCCACAGCCCGTACTGCGACGACGCCGTGATCAGCGCCTGCCTGGCGGCGCTCCCGCACGAGGCCGCCGATCCCTGGTCGTTCAAGCCGCTGCTGAAAGCCGCGATGGAGGGCCTGGTGCCCGCCCGGGTGCTGGGCCGCACGACCAAGGACCACACCGGCGTGGCCTGGCAGGACGGCCTACGACAACACCGGCGCGAACTGCTCGCCTGGGCCGAGGACTCCCACCTTGTGGCGGCGGGAGTGGCTGACGAGGAGCTGCTGCGGCGGGCCCTGACGTCGCCGGGCCTGCTCCGTGGCGGAGCCGGAGAGCTGGAAGCCACCCTGGGCGCGGAGGCCTGGCTGCGCGACCTGGCGGCCCACCCGGTGCCGACCTACCTGGCTGCCCCGCCCGCCCGCACACCCGCGTACGAAGGAACGACGCCATGAGCCGTCTTCGCAGCGACGTCACCACCTGCCCGACCGACGACGGCATGATCCTGCTGGACG
Proteins encoded in this window:
- a CDS encoding glycoside hydrolase family 3 C-terminal domain-containing protein is translated as MTAQTPPRPPFRDPRLPFAKRIDDLLSRLTLDEKVAFLHQFVPAVERLGVQAFRTGQEALHGVAWMGPATVFPQAVGLGATWNPDLVRRVGEAVSREARAMRTRDERVGLNVWSPTVNLLRHPLWGRNEEGYSEDPGLTSAIATAYTRGLRGDHPTYWRTAPVLKHWLAHNNETDRSTSSSSVRPRVLHEYDLRAFRATVEAGAVAGVMPAYNLVNGRPNHLSPYLREQLRTWTDEDLLVCSDAGAPSNLVDSEHYFDTHEEATAAALLAGVDSFTDHGTDSSQITGRIKRAYEQSLLTEADIDAAVRRQLSVRFRLGEFDEAGYFDEAGYEENGAFDTPEHRALARESAEQAIVLLRNDGLLPLAPNTRVAVVGLLADECKLDWYSGTLLHRSTPLEGLYDRFGADRVEFAEGVDRIRLRTSAGTFLHVPVADAADEMRGAEGALDPALLAGRTDLPPLTADATGTELALIDWGEGVLTLRAPDGRYLSVAEDGYVRASADRPGGWVVQETFHLEPHENGHLLRHLGTGRHVCVAADGVKVAEENPEIFEVVHVERGEDAVARAAAGADVVVVVAGNDPHINGRETEDRTTLRLPEHQERLLRAAGAANPRTVLALVSAYPYAIDAAPLPAVLWTAHGGQAAGTALAGVLAGDVSPAGRLPQTWYADDADLPDLLDYDVIGGRQTYLYFEGAPLFPFGHGLSYTSFSYADVAARVEGEAVRLSFTVTNTGDMTADEVAQVYGHAAEPSVTRPRRELLGHRRVTLAPGATEELVFELPPASFSFWDVAHGGWRLDPGPYDLLIGASSEDIRLRTTVTLDGEPATPRAVVRRGLEAADYDEQSGTEIVDRTKTSGDAVTPVGGGTGELVYRACDFGAGVTEVTVRVAGEGTVELSLDGDPTPATVTSGTPTPGPYDYTTVSAGITAAGVHDVHLRLRGPLRLAHVGFSG
- a CDS encoding lasso RiPP family leader peptide-containing protein, whose amino-acid sequence is MSETLHIEPAEVYETPLLAEAGDYAELTQGIVGDYPDFFGGGFVLLG
- a CDS encoding asparagine synthase-related protein, which codes for MSVPVPGGSMPACWFVVLPDREPGPGLLGRLRQRAAHVVTHASGRPWLVGTWPSPGEVLVARVGEVRLAVAGTCSLTAGDLAVRVRRVREPADVEGALEGAHGSFHVLASVGGRTYARGSLSQERRVYWVEVEGGTVCADRARTLAWLTGAELDAARLATRLAGFTVPYPLAGEALWRGIRGVTPGQALLLEPGGQCRTTSWWQAPPAELPLTEAASGLRRALREAVALRVRPGEVLGADLSGGMDSTSLCFLAAEAGARLVTATVHQSTPGAEDHVYARHAAEHLPIAERLEFPYSELPAHFTGLGERRDPGDEPSGLLRDRAQQRQLAGALRACGAELRLTGHGGDAVVQAPDAYVHRLLHRSVLTGTRHLAGLRARGRWPLGATVRMVLDQRSYGAWLAGTAGRLRDRPALGAACVQEPWGLRPLLPPWASDAAADLFGELLRAAARDAVPLFADRARHAWLHQAQEAGRIATHLADESAAAGLPAHSPYCDDAVISACLAALPHEAADPWSFKPLLKAAMEGLVPARVLGRTTKDHTGVAWQDGLRQHRRELLAWAEDSHLVAAGVADEELLRRALTSPGLLRGGAGELEATLGAEAWLRDLAAHPVPTYLAAPPARTPAYEGTTP